The sequence GAGGAATCCCCCGGGGTTCCAGGTTTGGGTGTCATCAAAGGCAGGGTGGTGCGTTTTCGTGAGAAAGATTTTAAGAAAAAGGATTATGTGGTTCCCCACATGGGATGGAACACCCTTCGGCCACGAAATGAATATGCAAAATATTTTAAAGGTATCAAATCAAACGACTATTACTACTTTGTCCATACCTATTTTCCGGCGCCTCAAGAGCAAGGGGTTGTGTTAACTGAAACCCTCTATGGCAAGCCTTTTTGTTCAGCCGTGGCACGGGGGAATTTGGTCGCGACCCAGTTTCACCCCGAAAAGAGCGGAGCCGTGGGGTTGCGCTTGCTCAAAAATATCGTCCGTAGCCGGGGGGGGAAATCTTGATCGTCATCCCCG is a genomic window of Elusimicrobiota bacterium containing:
- the hisH_1 gene encoding Imidazole glycerol phosphate synthase subunit HisH — protein: MGNLHSVSKALATTGAQVTVSSSKNVLRESDLFVLPGVGSFGAAMVNLAKKGMDDFIVRWISEDRPFLGICLGLQLLFQGSEESPGVPGLGVIKGRVVRFREKDFKKKDYVVPHMGWNTLRPRNEYAKYFKGIKSNDYYYFVHTYFPAPQEQGVVLTETLYGKPFCSAVARGNLVATQFHPEKSGAVGLRLLKNIVRSRGGKS